Within the Cervus canadensis isolate Bull #8, Minnesota chromosome 17, ASM1932006v1, whole genome shotgun sequence genome, the region TGCACttgagtttaaatttttatttgcaaggaaactgaagcagatgGATTGTCccattgtgaaaaaaaaatgagtgcctTGAtgatacatttgtttttcttagcaGGCTTCTGCCATTAAGATTGATGCTTGGGGATATATTGTTAGATCTTCTGTGGAACAGAAAGTTATTATTCATAGTTTACCAGATTTTAGCATACTTGCATCACAACACAGAATATCATTTTACGTTTAGTATTGCTTTTCCAGCGCCATTATCAGATTGCATTTTCATAGTAAATTacaacaaaattttatgctaccaacatttaatgaaattttaataagGTTGTGTTTTGATGTTATTATTCAAATAATGTGTTGTGAATTGctttcctttgaatatatttgCATTAAAGAGGAACTCAACTTGATTTGGTTCTTTGAAGAGTTTACCCACTTTCTGGTAGCTTTAAGAAGACAAAGAGGGAAATTAAGTTTCGCCTTTGCAAGTCAATAAatagaaaaggaacacatttgctAGGATCTGTGGATGTAATGGCAGCAGATTACAGATGGTTTGAGTTAATGAAATGACTCACGTTGGCTACTAAAGCggcacaattaaaaatataaagtggaCATTTCACAGATTATGAGGGTTGATAACCTGGAGTTCTCCCTTTCTCATTGATCTCTAAGGCTAGAGACTCACATGTTAGCAATACTTGGTCAGAGATGCCGCAAATTAAATGGTCGTCTCTTGAGACCGACTTCTCTGTTGGTAGCATTCTCTTAGCCATTTCTGCCAAATTTGTGGTTGTGAGCCCAAGGCACATACTTTCCATGAGCACGTGCTTCCAAGAGATAAAACTCCCCGGACCAAGCAAAAACCCTCCACTTATCGTGCTTTCTGGGGTGACTGCCATAGCTATCCGGCTGACAGAGTTGATTACACAGAGTATCAATGCTGAAAGGTGAGGAGACGGAGAGCCCTGCTTGCGAGACGAGGCTGTGTTTACCATTGTTTCTAAACAGACTCGGGCTTTAGAGAAAGTAACTGGTGGAAAATGGTGAGAAGGGGCTGGCGAAGGCAAACTAGTAGTCCTTGGGgtcttttaattctctttacGCCCAGTTTTGTGTGGAAAGAAATTGCTCTTACTTCCTTTCCACGCTCTTCGCCGTCTTTTTCTACCACATTCATCCTGGGAGTTTCCTTCACCTACAAGCCCTGATTTCAGAGCTCTAGACACTCAAGTTTCTACAGCCCTGGCCTGGGTGCGATCCTGAGCCAAGTCGCAGTCGCTCAGGAGCTCTGCTTCCTGTTCGCCATCTGCAAGGTTTGGTAATAAGGACGACACTTAATCATAATCATAATACAACCCGCAAGGCTGCTTAGGAGTACCGGCTTTTTACTGCCGCCTCCCGCGGCCGCTGGCCAGACGGGAGCGACCCCTACACACGGCGCGGCCTCGATGACGCAACGCGCAGCCTCCGTGACGTAAGCGCGCAGCTTCTGTGACACAACCACTTCTCCTCCGGGCCCGCCCACGGCTAACCGACCCTCAATCCCTGCCACCGCCGCCGGTTACCGGGAGTCCGCGCTGTCGGGGTACGGCCGCCGCGACATGTCGCAAAAGCCGAAGAGCCGGGGCCGGCCCAGCTCCCAGGTCGAGCGGGAGCCGGATGGCGGCGGCGAGGAGGCCCCGAGCACGTCTCGCGGGCCGGGCGGCGCCGCGTCGCAGCGGCGGGCCCAGGCCTCCCCGGCGACGGGGCCGCGCTCGCAGAAGCAGCTGGAGCTGAAGGTGGCGGAGCTGGTGCAGTTCTTGTTGATCAAGGACCAGAAGAAGATCCCGATCCGCCGCACCGACATCCTGCGGCACGTGGTTGGCGACTACAAGGACGTGCTCCCAGAGCTGCTGCGGCGGGCGGCCGAGCGCCTGGAGTACGTATTCGGGTACCGGCTGGTGGAGCTGGAGCCGCGCAGCAACACTTACATTCTGGTCAACACGCTGGAACCGGTGGAAGAGGACGCGGAGGTGCGCGGCGACCAGGGCACGCCCACCACTGGGCTGCTGATGATCGTGCTGGGGCTCATCTTCATGAAGGGCAATAGCATCAAGGAGACCGAGGTCTGGGACTTCCTGCGGCGCCTCGGGGTACACCCCGCCAAGAAGCATCTCATCTTCGGGGACCCCAAGAAGCTCATCACCGAGGACTTCGTGCGGCAGCGATACCTGGATTACCGGCGCATCCCGCACACGGACCCCGTGGACTACGAGCTCCAGTGGGGCCCGCGCACCAACCTGGAGACCAGCAAGATGAAGGTGCTCAAGTTCGTGGCTAAAGTCCACAACCAGGACCCCAAGGACTGGCCGGCGCAGTACTGCGAGGCTTTGGCGGACGAGGAGGCCAGGGCCAGACCCCAGCCTGCGGGCCCGAGTCCAGCCACTGCCCCTGCCCCAACCGCTTCTCCTGTCTCTTGAAATCAGACACACCACAGGGCCCGCTTCCCCCCACCTCCACGCCGGGGGaagggctggaggtgggagggaacaTCTTGCTTGCTTAAATGCGTGGTAGTTCCAGGACGTGTTTGCAAACTTTTCTTCTTGTAATGTTGTAAGTCATTTTgattataaaatttcatttagagggtgactttttttgttttgatttgcttcAGTGTCTGTGTTTTTTGGTGTAAAGATCTTGCTAGCTTTATAAAGCGAGTTGGAAAACTTCCTACCCTGATCTGGAA harbors:
- the NSMCE3 gene encoding non-structural maintenance of chromosomes element 3 homolog; its protein translation is MSQKPKSRGRPSSQVEREPDGGGEEAPSTSRGPGGAASQRRAQASPATGPRSQKQLELKVAELVQFLLIKDQKKIPIRRTDILRHVVGDYKDVLPELLRRAAERLEYVFGYRLVELEPRSNTYILVNTLEPVEEDAEVRGDQGTPTTGLLMIVLGLIFMKGNSIKETEVWDFLRRLGVHPAKKHLIFGDPKKLITEDFVRQRYLDYRRIPHTDPVDYELQWGPRTNLETSKMKVLKFVAKVHNQDPKDWPAQYCEALADEEARARPQPAGPSPATAPAPTASPVS